The sequence below is a genomic window from Anopheles cruzii chromosome 3, idAnoCruzAS_RS32_06, whole genome shotgun sequence.
ttttcgctttcgttttttgcagATGACACACCTCCAGCGGCACCGGTTGGAGTCAGTGAGTGACCACAGTGGCGGCTCGGCACCGTCGAGCTCGTCGAGCAAATCGAGCGACAGCTCCGACGGGTCGGCGTCGGAGATCTGCGAGGTAATGCAGGAGTGGTCCCTGGACGGCAGCGACCCGCAGGCACAcccgctgcagctgcaccaccacccctcgAACCACCATTcgcatcaccagcaccaccaccaccaccaccaccaacaacaccatcatcaccttcttcaccaacatcatcatcaacaacatcatcttcatcgcACGAACGCCGCGACTCACGAACAACATCTTCAACACCAGCAGCCCCTGCAGCAGCATCTCGGCGGCGGAGGGCACCACGTCcgcccgctgccggtggccgggctcGGTGGCCACATCCCGTCGCCGGACGCGAGCTACACGCAGGAGGACGTCGGCGACGAGCCGGAGGATGACGAGGATCTCGAGTACAGCAAGCACGACCTCATCAGCCTGGACAGCGGCATCATAACGGACTACGAGCGGGCCCAGATCGAAAGCTTCTTCAGCGGACTCGGCACCGAGGTAaggcaccaccgccggccggattGACATGTTTATTTGTTGTGGGGTGTGGGGCTCGTCGGACACCGTCGTTCGAATAGAGCGCAGTTCCCGCGGGTCGGAGTCTCAAGTGACCATCGCCATCAAGGTGGGGCTCGTTTTAAATGGACGGCCGGGCTGTGTAAAGATGCTCCGATCCTGAAGGGCAGTGAAGTGCACAAAGCCAAGTTGCCCGAACGCAAATCGATGCATCGACCGGCGTCCTTGAGTCCGTGTGTTAATTCAGTTCCATTAAATGGTGCTCCAGGGCTTAGCTCCTAAGTGTCCCTCAATCGAACGTTGGATTCTTTGAAGCAATGCTCAACAGAGGAGTGATTAACTCAGATGAACTATGAGTACGACTTTGACTAAGATCagttaattaattcaaacaggCTCGGCACAGCCACGgacacgattttttttacctGTACCAagtatttgcattttaaagaACCGATTACTGTTAAAGTGTCAAACTttattctggaaattgtaagCATTTAGTAAAAATCTTTGACGattacgaaatgggacgctatacgCTAGCTGAAAATTGACAAAGCTCttgttttccaaaaaaaaTTTTCTAGTGGTGGTGAGTCTTCAATTCAAACTgtacaaaatttgaaaagctcatttccacctcgatgGTTATGTCGATAAGCAAAAatgtcgtatttggggctcggaaaacccacacgtcgaAAGCCAATGCAGCTCACAACCAGTTTGAAGTGGATTTTGGtctatttttcttcgaaaatgaagaatgcAACATTGTAGATGAAAACTTGGACTACATTTGGTTTCAAGcggacggcgctacgtgccatacagcgacagccacaatgGATATTTTGCACCCTTTTTACGGGCCTAGATGCACTAGATGGGTCACCCTAGAATGTCGAAAGCTCTTCAATACCCTTTTTTtcagaagaacggaccgggccgtatttatcaGTAACTTGTTGAGTCCAGTACAGTTTTGTCCGAATACTGGTTTGTCCCGATGATGGATGCGAGGGTGAACCATTTGCTATTCTCAGTAAAGCCTTATTATCCTTGGTTTTTTCGGCTTCTAATAAGATTGCTCGCTTTCTAATGAGCTGTTGCGAACCCTGACGCTTCAATCCGTTGTTCAGGTAATTGTTGTCCAGAACTAATTTGGAGCGTCTAACGAAAGTTCCCgaaggggttttttttggaaCCGTGTTTATTTGGTTTTATCAAACTGCTTTGGTGTTAATCATCGGGAAGATTCTTCCTCAAATGTCGCAAATGCCAAAATAAAATCTCTGCTCGTTTGCTCAAAAAGATATTTGGCGATAAACAGCTTCCATGATGTCTATCGAGCATTAGCGTACCGCAACTGGCAACCTACGGGCTATTGGAATATGAATCGGGTAGCATCGTTCGTTAATCGAAGAATCTTCCGCTGCCGTAAGATCACCGTTCGGTATTAGCGATGTCTGCATCATTCCTGATGCCATCCATTACAATCATCCCCCAAGATACTCCGGCGGGTCTGGTGGCCGGTGTGGCTCATCTCAGCCAGGGCACGAGGCCTCCATTTTTTCCCCAGACCATCCCCTAAGTCCACCCAAGGGTGGCACACAGCCGTCGCACGTCATTTGCGAAAAGAAATGATGCGTCAAACCGCGGCCGCCGAGTGGGCCGGAAACGAAGCCTAAGCCACGGCGAACTGAAACGTCAACAAACAGGGCCAACGAGCGCCTGTGAGTCATTGAGTCACACAAAGCGCCGCTTAaagtgcgggtgtgtgtgtgtgtgtgtagacgAAGCCCATTAGAGGAAGTCGCTTCAGTCCGCGTGCGAAATTAGCGACAATTATTAGCGCAATATCGTGAGTCAGGCGGCGTGGACGAGTCTTTGGGTCACGTTTGGCATTTGGCTGGTGTACTGTGTGTGCGACTCACAAAGAGAGTGTTTGATTTTGGGGTCGCCATTCGCTGACTTCTAGGACCCGCCATCAGAGGAGATGCTGACGACGACTTTACAGCCGCCACCATGGGAGCCGAGAACGGCCATCTGTTGCAGTTCAGCCAATGGATGAACTTTTTTCGCCCCAACCTTCCCGGATTGACGGGGCGACCAACGTGACCGGCGGATATTCTGCTCTCATctcaccaccgtcatcatcatcatctgcagTCGCGTGACGTGAGTGAGGCGAACCACGTGGCCGTCTGACGGTGCCAAAGTCAATAGCTAAATGGAGACAAAATGAGGGCTAAAGTCAGCACAAAAAAGTTTGTCCCATTTTTCCCTCCAGCAAGGTTTTGTTTCGCTGGATCCCAGGGACGTCATGTCGTTACGATGGGGGGCATCATCGTGTGGAGTGTCTCTTTTTGGGCTCCCCCTTGAACAGTTGGTGGGCCGTCGGCCTCGAGGGAAAGATTTACGTCCTAAATGCGAAATATGTTTTGGGCTTGGTTTATGACACCGTACCCAAAACGACGATACGCAGGGTCCTCGCCAATTTGCACCCCCCGGCGTGTAGTGCAGGATCTTCGGGTACCAGAGAAAGGAGCTTGAAAAAATCGTCGAGCCAGCGaaaaggcgaagaagaaacaaagaCGTTTGGGTGGGGGGGTGCCACAAGAAACGGCGCAAAATGGCCGGCCACAACAAAGAGAGCGTGATTTTGCATCTTAAATCGAAAAGTTATCATCCGGTAATGATGATTTGTGGCTTCGACTCGCCGTTGGCGCGCGTTACTGACGCTGCTGGCAGATGGCGCGGCTGGCGTGGCGCACTTGATGCTCATCTTGAGAGTTTTTATTCGCGTTTCGCgcgctttttgtgtgccggGGGTCCGATGATCGATAGTGTCTCCGAACCGTGCGCACTTTGGGGCGCACGGCAACATAAAGCAAAACATGGGGCCGCTCATCCCAATTTGGGGCGACACGAAACAGTCCACGGgggaccgccgccgcaccgGCGGCCTGGTGCATGATAAGTAAAGATGATCGTTGAATGCAGAAGATAACACCACCGCGGGTAATGCTGCGTGCCTCCCCATGCCCGAAAAGCACAAAAGCACTCCCATTCGGGGAGGTGAGTGAAATCTTGTGAAAAGTACctcaccgaaaagaaaaaacaggacacaaaaaaatgacCAAAGAAATAAGTGGAATAAGCAATTGATTGTGTGCAAAATGCCATTGGGAACGGCATCGAGCAAAAACCCAATCATGGGGATTTTGGTGgcctcattctctctctctctctctctctctctctctctctgtctctgttgAGGTTTAAGGCAAATTGTgttgaaaatgcaaaaaatcaCTCTTCACAATGTGCCGCTCTTGCGGTTGTCATTTGCATTCATGTTCGATGgattttttcattattttgtcCATTTTGTATTATGTAAAGAGTGGGCCGAATGTAAAGAGGTGTAAAGAAACTTTGTGGGATGAAG
It includes:
- the LOC128271838 gene encoding dendritic arbor reduction protein 1 isoform X1, whose amino-acid sequence is MRKLLPKPPHMTHLQRHRLESVSDHSGGSAPSSSSSKSSDSSDGSASEICEVMQEWSLDGSDPQAHPLQLHHHPSNHHSHHQHHHHHHHQQHHHHLLHQHHHQQHHLHRTNAATHEQHLQHQQPLQQHLGGGGHHVRPLPVAGLGGHIPSPDASYTQEDVGDEPEDDEDLEYSKHDLISLDSGIITDYERAQIESFFSGLGTEVYVSSSLANLYERVGKEDWRLVFTGIPVLLHDKGSTRSRCTPRVTFVLAERGTCFALWKDTIDNLSDYKVAAAAFHTMCLSADHRKVIGFSFDSNQAAREMWVRVEELTSNPENIALSAPGRKRKTQKRAKPIVLPPKSQISQPCQFNHVTSVTTSDTPRYFSLQAFVTAPVKHRAP